CATGCTGCGTACATTTTCAACTGCCCAGAGGTCATCGTCACCGGTGTGTCCTTGCTTGCTAGCAGAAGAGACAACTAAGATTATCACTAATTCCTGCCAGGCACGAAATAGACCATAACGCCCAACgagtgattttgttttccagCGAGCTCGTTTCCTTTTTATACGTGTGACACATGCTGGACAACCATTGTGGGTTTGGTTCTTTCCGGCAGTATTCTCATAGAAAATTTGTTAAAGGAaaagtttgtgtgttttttagcaAGGAATTTGCCTGCGCCGTGCCCGTGGCGCCTCGGTTCTTGAATTCTTTCGctaccaatacacacacaaacaatgtATGGCACCACGTTGGGGACGGCAGGCGATCACAACGAGGAATATGACATCATAATCTAACACTCTGGCGACTTTGAAATTGTTCAACCATCGCATAGCGGCCAGATCAGCCCTGCCCCTTGCCAGAACGAAATGGAAGAGTCAGAACTGTCATTCCGTGTTGCGTACATACAGCGAGGCCCTAAACCTCCGGGGAAAGTTTTGCGGTGAACGCCTTTTTCGTCCGCCAACGCCATGCCACTAAAAAGGGATATCACTGCACGCGATATTAACCAGTGCGAACGGTGTTTCCctgtcctttttttgtgtacacATTCAGCCATCCAGTTAAGAATTGTTTTATAATTAGCACAACACAAACAGGCTAAAGACATGGACAGGGCCAGGGACGGCGTAGACAGGAACGGCAAAAGGTACGTATCATCAAGTCAAGACTATAATAAGTTTATTGGAGCACACGATACGACTTTGATAGTCGGACCGTTGCACTACCTACCTCCCTGCCCCGTTGATGGAAGTAAACTCTTGAGGTTTACGTTTTATTTTCCTAAGCGTGCACATTATGTTGCCgcatttaattgtttttgcgTGAAAATGTGATTTCCATTCATGCAAGGTTTTTTTGCTATTCTCATTCTAGCGAGCAGCCAGCCAGGGGTATGAATGGGACCAGTGCTGCTCGAGGAAAGAGTCATCCATGTTTCTTCAACAGTTCTAAACGAAGAAAATTTGCAAACCCCGTTCTCTGCTCCATACCACGGAGGGCCCCCCGCACCAGTCCTTTAAACCTGTTGATGCTTTTTATGTGTGAATGGAATGGTAAAGTGAAGGGAAtggagagggaggggggggggttgatgGTTTTGGCTCGGGCTATTAACTATCAATCAAAGGTATTTTAATTTGCATCGGCTGTTTGAACGATTGATTGGTATCAATTatctgtttggttttgttgttttagtcCTTTTTTCAATGCTTGATAGCTGTCGTGATTTCAACGACCGTGTGCAAAttagacaaacaaaacatgaatGCTGGGAAATTGTACCCATTTAGACAAGTGTTAATTGACGTTAATTAAAATGGGACATGCCGTAATGGTTTCGTGTTAAATAATCAACATTATTCTACGGTATAAGTAGCAATGATTGAACATTTCATATGGTTTTAAATTGAGATAGACatttagaataaaaaaaaatcagttcctattttttttagtttcaatttttaaaacaacaaatatttttgaaattatttagcTTCTTCACTTGAACAGGTTCTCGTGCACGGCCTAAATGGCGTATATTGATGATTTTTCAAATAGCTGTCATACAACAATTGTTTCGGCTTCTAGTTTTCGGCTGGGGTGGCCAAAATGCATCAGACAAAACCGATTTACTAGCTGTACCGCCAACATAGCATGACGAGGAAGGGTGGCACAACATCAATTGGTTCCGTCCGGCATAGAATGTGTAATACTCATTCCGATGATCGTTTTATGGAGGCGTTACTACCCAATAAACAGttaacaaataatttactatATTTTAGATTGGGATAGTCTAATAAGCGTTTAACAAACTCTATGAGACAAAGAGCATAGCTTGGCAAAGCTGACTATATACCTATTGAATGCAATTACTTTTATTACCCTTTTATATACAAAACCACATGATAAGACTTCACTTTAAGCCACCGAAAAGTCCTAATCAACTACCGTAGCTGTTACTATCGTTATCGCCCATGGTTCcattatttataataaaaaaaatgcatctgCAAAACGGCTTCAAGATAACTTATCGAAAAACACACTTACCGAGACGAGACGGTCTAGCCTACGGAACGAATTGCCTGGCAGCTATTAGCGGAATCCAATTTAACCACTACACTGGATGAAATTTTCGGCTCCAACTGTACTCTTTCTCCGGACGCGGGTTCATGCGGCTGGCCGgcgcacacaaataaatgGTCTCAATGGACACCAAACACCACTTTACAAAAAGCACCAAATTTCGAACACTTTTACCACACACGCAACCAAACACAAGAATCACACCGGGATATCTGCAGTAcggaaaaatgtaaaagaaaaaggaatgataAGACCATTGCCGTGCGACGGGAAAGAAAGTCGAATCGAAATTTGTTGCTTCCGGAATCTCCGGGCTTCCTGTTTTCCCTGCACCGTgtttgcacacatacacacacacgcacacatgcacgatgAGAGATTGCAGTCGGGTTCACTGCAGATTTTCCGAGCCGAATATTACTCTCGCAATAATACTGGAGACGAGCCCACGTCGACGGAGAGAAGTCCGCGGAGATGCTACCGAAGTAGCTGACATCACCAAAcaggggaaggaaaaaaatacagaaaaaaaaacaatacgaaAAGTGCGTGAAAGTTGCCGCACTCTGGTCGAAAAGGTATTTACAATCAAGTGTGCCTGTACAGGGAGTGTTTTATTGTATGCTCAATTTGCACGTTTGGCCCGTTGCTAGGATGGAACAGTGCATACAGTTTACTTCGACCTACGGTTGCAGTGATGAGGGCCAATTGTCAAAATGGTTGTTCACTGTAAATGCACACATttgttcaagttttttttattactatcaATAAACACACTTTTGAATTACCACAAGGTAATGGCTATTTCTAATGGCTAATTGTTAGAGTAAAGCAATTGGACTGAGTCTACTCCTGCCAGCTTGGCAAGGATAAGGTGAAGTTTGTTCAAGTACAAGGAcaggtgtgcatgtgtgtatagAACGCACACAAACTCACTACGGCAATGACCGTGCCTCTTCGGGCTGTGTGAAAAGGGAAGCACAATTTGCCAGTGTGTTTGAGGAGACAGGAAGGCAGTTTTTCCCTGTTTGTTGCTCAATTTACAAACAGCACGAGCTTTGGTACTGCTACTTATTTCTTCAACTTCAAACATGACTAATTTGCTTGAGCACGAACCATGCACCTTATTCGACACGCATCGATTGGTGTTCAAGTATATCTGTTGTGAAAGGATCCATTCcccaaaaatacacacactctcgTACACAAACACGTTACAgtgcgaaaaaaaggaaaaaaaacaatgcataAAATTGGCAAACGCACCACTTTCTCGATGTTTCAGCACTAGGCGATTGCTGGCTTGATTCCGCACACAAATCAGACAAATGTAGAACCAAGAGAGCGGAGAGGGTTGTGGAAAAACTAACAGGAACCAACCACCCTCCTGTCTGAATAGTGCACGAAGACCGATCGGTGTGACACACGGAGCCACATGAACCGCATCGATCAGATGTTTACCGCGAACTGCGCTGTGTGTGAGAGCATGCTATTGTTCCGCAGTCGCACTCCGGCGGATGGGTTCGCCGGCCGGACGGGAAGGCAGCGATGAAAAGCGAAGGGACCACCGGTGGAAAGAGTATTTAAAGCTGGCCCTGCAGGCGACGAttcgtgtttttcttttctttttttctctctacatCGCCCGGTGAGACTGACAGACCAACTGTAAACAAAAATGAGAGCAGAGAACATATGGTTGGCCACGAGCCCCGTACAACATGGCGAGGGGTTTTGACGTTCGAACATcgctgcatctcgctcatttttacaacaaacacaGCTCAACCTGATCCAGCCCTTGAGCACACTGTGCGATTCTGCGCATAGTGCCGTACAGCATGTCGTATTAATCATCCTTTTGACGAAGCATGTGTTCGCCTCCACAAGCACACACCATTCTTCAagcatgttttattttccttttacaAACCATGCTAGAACAAAATCGTTAATGATGTTCCGGAGGATGCGCCATTCGCACGCAGTCCAACGCGTTTGATAGCAGAAAAGATAACAGTTTGAACAGAAAGCATATTGCGGACAAACGCCTTGTCAAGAAGGTGCTTGATAGCGATGTATTGTACGGCCTATTGGCATCACCATCGTGGGGATGTTCGGTTCACCGTCAGCATGTGTGTGGTTCAGGCCGGTGATGTGCGCATTGACTCGTGATGTCGTTCGGTTcaacctgtttttttttttaaaaagcacTAGCTTGGGAAtaccccaagtgccacaaatccactaaacgaccactaaacggcttctaaacgactcaagttctctacctaaacggaatatagaaagacttcgtttagcagacgccaaacgactcatgcattctaaaaatagcaaaaaagctggtggcgctatctgttggtgggataccccaaccagttgagcttcatcgcttggaggagagctttctcatttcctctgtactgttgtatggtttcgcattgaagttatgcatcgctagaactagaacggcgatacgattgtttaaatactaaactccaacggaaaccaccagcactaaagcaagtgagatttgagcaatggtcattggtgttgatacccacgtatctaaccacacgaccatttatatagatttttgctcagaaagttagaaggctatataggtcataataaaatgcaacttgtcgaaacacattgcaagaaaaggatagcaatataatgatgagttgtaatacgccatctattgatcaaaccaatgaagctgtggagctttcattttttttctatggatattcaattttccagtcgtttaagcttaatctgtggcgcttgggtacgTTAATAAAAGCTCCGTTAAAATCTTAATACTGGCTTTACCCAGTTCCCCCAGCGCCTCAAGGTCACAAGCAAATGCAGACAGTACATAAAAAGCCACCATTGAATCAGCTGATGCAATATCGTAACATGTATGAGCATGTGAGACGCCTGTGCGCAGATGCTAATATGGCACACACATAAAATGTAGGACCCCGTAGGGTCAATGAGGGGGGAGGTAgagtatatttattttttagccATTCAAATTTTCCCACCAACACAATTGCACACCAGCGTGAGTTTTTTGGCGGCCATCTTGAACCCTCAAAAACCGCTCACAACTTACAAAAACGCTCGCCAGCGAGGTAAAATCGCACCGATTTGGAGCGTTGGCGAGCTCGTGAAAACCGCCTGTTTTGCACGCTAGGCAAGAGAGTGATTGCTGGTTGACGTCGGGTGCTGATGGTCAGGGCTGAGCTGcgattgtgtttattttgaaatgttgCAGCTTTGAATtgttaatttttaaacaattttttaatattagaAATGTTTTTTATCTGTAAATTGACACCTATGTGTGTACGATCTTAACTTAATTGATAACGACATTTTATTAACAACTTTACGAATGTTTGTCGAAAACTTAGCTTCACGCTCAGCCCTGGAGTGCTGTCACGAAGTGGGGTCATTTGGAAGGGTGGCTCTCTCGCGTAATCAcggtgctgctgtttgtttcgCTAAGCAGGAAGTAGAATGTGCTATGGTACATTAGCAGCAGCTAAAACTCTCGAATTGTAGTGCAATACTATGAGCAATACAGATTCCGTTCGGGtcaagttgttgtttttcgcgAAATCCCGGGAACTAGCCGGAGTCTCTGGCACGGACGATTTCCTGGTGCCGCACGCTGAAATCAAGTGCTCCGAGCTGCTCGATCTGATCTGTAATCGGTACAATCTCTCCATCATCCGCAACAATGTTATACTAGCCCATAACGAACAGTACTGTGCCGATCTGAGCGAAACCATACGCATACGCGACGGGGACGAGCTGGCTGTGATACCACCCATCTCCGGAGGATAGACGTTGCCGCGACGCATCGAGATACAATAGATCATGAATTATCTAAAGTTAACGTTTGATAAGCTGGACGTCGGGGCTCTGAACGATCAGGTGGCGCACGAAAGCTGCGGTGCCGTGTCATTGTTCGTCGGCACGACCAGAGATAACTTTGAGGGCAAAACCGTCGTTTTGCTGGAGTACGAGGCTTATGAAGCCATGGCGATCAAAACGATGAATCTGCTGTGCGAGGAGGTCCGCGCGCGCTGGCCGGATGTGGTCAACATCGGCATACACCATCGGCTGGGGACGGTTCCGGTAAAGGAAGCGTCCGTTGTGATAGCGATAAGCTCGCCGCATCGCAAGTCCAGCCTAGAGGCGGTGCATTTTACCATCGACGAGCTGAAGAAATCCGTACCTGTTTGGAAGAAGGAGCTGTACGATGGAGAGGGCAGCTCAGAATGGAAAGAGAACAGCGAATGCACATGGTCGAAGAAGCACAAGGACAACCATATACTGTAGCACTGAAGTTTCGCAAACCGAACATAACGTTTAGTGACGAAAGCAGCCTAGCGGATCAAAGTCACTATAATTTGTACTGGTGGCAGCAACACTACTTTTCATGCGTGACTGATCACATGCAATCAAAGATTGTATAGAGGAACAAAAAGGGAAGAATTTCCAGCAACGAACAATCGGAACGGGTAGAACAATCACACGGTGCTTTCAATCAACTTCAACGACATTGCCGATAGATTTAGATATTAGTATTTAGCATGCAAAACTAGCTGAGTCATGTTTCAAGTGGGTGATGCCCCTTCCATTAGCAGGTCATCTTTTATCTAGCACCGATCGTACCCAAACGCGTAGAAAAGATCAACATGCTCGAGTGTTAATGGGCGAAGCCGAAGATGAAATACAGGAACTAAAAGAATAGTTTGAAAAGCTGactattttttgttaaattataaaatgttAACACAGTGCAATCTTTTTGGAAAAGAACCCCGTTTAAATATACACATATAAAATTACCAactatttgaaattttgtacTTCTTTAACTAATTATAAGCATTTTTATAAACAGATACGTTTGTAACTGATCCGATACTTTTGGTAAGTGTAGTTCGTATTTTCGGCCTTTTGCTTAAACGCGATTTGCGCGCTGTCGTGTAGAAACGATGTATGCGACacatgcaaaacaaatgaGCAGTGTTGCCAAGATCAACAAAAGTTTGAACTAAAGagtgaatttaatttaattaaaattcaaaatttcacCGCAATTTCCTATTCAAAACTTTGAATTATTTACGGTATTTTCAAAATAGTTTGGAATAGAGTAAATCGCTTCAAATTAAACAGACAAAAGATCTAACCGctggactccacacagcataacacggagcgcaacataacaactgacagctgccaaaagCTTCAGAAAACGCTTGGGAAAGGAGGTAAAGCGTTTTATCAACTTTCGGTCATCGGAGTAGGTTGGTAGCTTTTCTACGAGCAATGAGCGGCCTactaaggatattcaaaacatggtACCGGTAAtaaagcgttttctgaagcgtttggcagctgtcagttgttatgttgcgctccgtgttatgctgtgtggagtcctgcgatAACAGAAGAGCCTACCCGATGCCGTGTCAAACTTCAATTCAATATGGCGTCCAAATATGTAACAAGCCGTATGTGAGCTGACCTGGTTTTACGAGCATTGTTGGCAGAGATCGATTCAGCTGCATCGTCGttgtttgttctgttttctatttttgtgtACGCGAGAAAGTTTTCTCTACCGTGTGACAACAGCGAGTGCAACAAATTCTACACATGTCGATCGGGGTGAATTTACGTGTGACGGGCCACACGTCAATCGGTGGCCGCAAATACCAGGAAGATTACTTTTCCGTCGCCTATCAGCAAACAGAGAATGACCAAAATCTGGAGTACGCGTACTTTGGAATTTACGACGGGCATGGTGGCGCGGAAGCGTCCCTCTACGCCAAGGAGCATCTGATGAATACGATAGTGAGCCAGAAGCTGTTCTGGTcggaaaatgatgatgatgtgttgAAATCAATACGCGAAGGCTACATCCAGACACACTATTCGATGTGGCGCGAGCAAGGTAAACAACGTAGAAGACAACTTACTCTCCCTCCTTTCCCCGTGCCCTCTCGTGCGTTTAAGTACaggctttttctttcttttgtggTGGGGGGTCCTTGTACGATGTTGGTGGCCTTTCACTTATTTAATGCATTGTGTTGTCTGAATCGCTGCAAAAAGTTGCACAAAATCTGCATCTGGTGCAGAGGGCGCCCTGGAAAAGTGATTGCCGTGTTCAAGTGACATCCTGTTGGCGTTTTCATGAATTTTCgtgttgtttaattttcccACTCATTTGCTCGGACGGGTTGACGTAAGCCTACTTGCTCACGCACACTACCAACTTGACGCTAGACGCTCatgatagtgtgtgtgtgtgagtgtgatcAGTGTTGAATACCATGTACCTTACACACAGCAACTAATGTCATTCCAATTGTACACTACAgctggttttattattattattttgcatgTATCTCGTTGGGCGGGAAACTGGCACTTAGTGCATGATTACGCTACTGACAATGTATGATGCTTATGGTTTCAACTTCATCTTCCCCCAAACAGAGAAATGGCCGAAAACGTCGTCCGGATTGCCGAGCACAGCGGGAACGACGGCCAGTATTGCGTTTATAAGACGGGGCAAAATTTACATCGGTCACGTAGGAGACTCTGGCATCGTGTTGGGTTACCAGAACGATAAGGAATCGGCAAACGATGGGCGCTGGGTGGCAACACCGCTCACCGAAGACCACAAACCGGAAAGCTACGCAGAAAAGATGCGTATTATGAGTTGTGGCGGTAAGGTAGTTACCAAATCGGGCGTGCCACGTGTGGTATGGAATCGGCCGCGCATTGGCCACAAGGGACCGGTACGGAGAAGCACGCCGATCGACGAAATACCGTTTCTAGCCGTCGCCCGAAGTCTGGGCGACTTGTGGAGCTATAATTCGGCAATGGATGAGTTTGTCGTGAGTCCCGTGCCCGACGTCTCGGTCATTGAGATTGATCCGAAAAAGTACAGGTAAGCGTGCAGAAACTGACTGATAATGCAAACGTTCATTTACCTATATTTCTCCTTCTTGTTCTAAAACGCGTCTTGTTCATTAGGTGTCTCATATTCGGTTCCGATGGCTTGTGGAACGTGATGTCACCGAAGAACGCGGTAGACATTGTTCGGAATGCCGAAATGGAAAACGTACGCATTGCCTTGGAGGGTGGAAACGAGTGGAAAAATCCCAGCAAATTGTTAGTCAACGAAGCACTGGACCGGTGGAGTCGCAGTAACATGAAGGCAGATAATACTTCCGTCGTTATCATTATGCTTGACCCTCCTGGGCCACCGAAGCGAGATGTGTTGAAATCGGTCAAAGATACGATCCAGCACGCTGCAAACGATCAGCCTCATGCAGGTACGGGAGCAGCGGGCACCAATATTATCCACCTATTCGACTGCATCACACGGGGCGAGTCGATGCCTGCGATGTCGGAGGAGCTTTCTCGCCGAGAACTGCCAGTCCTGGCTGATGCAAGGTTTGATAGGATGCATCATAATCTAGATGCTCAGCACCACTATCATCATCCACACCACAGCACGGAAGAATACTGCGAATCGGAAAGTAACGATCACAGCGCGCTGCACCAGCCGCATCCGgaccaacatcaccaaatgtCCCATCTACAAGCTGCCGATCCGTACAATCAATCCGCCGTTCCATCTACCTCTTACCATCAGGACCTTGCCTACTCGGACAGCTTTGCCGAATCGTACAATTCGCTGTTAAATAGGAGCTTTGAAAACACGGACCACTCTTACACATCACTCTTTCACCCTGTCACGGAGCACGGCCTCGAAGCCGAGGATGTCGCTGAATCGTACCGCAATAAGGCCACCATGGTGGAGGGTGTGGCGCCCGAGGAGGACGACGAAACGATGTTTGATTACTCTGGCGGACCGTCAGACGATGAACTAATAGCCGCAAATGCGTCTAGTGATTCCACCTACTCGTTGACGAACTTACAAACCAAATCGGAACGATTGCAGGCAGAAATGCTAGAATCGTGCAGCTCTCCGGATGCATAttaccatcagcagcaaccacGAAACGAGCCAAGTGGTTACACGACAGGAAATTTGGCGATTATTGAGCATTTTCACAACTATCACCATGCACCGCATGGTGAGTACGGCGAGCATCACACTACCCACGGTCGTACCGATTCGCAGGAAAACGAAGGTGAATCAAACCGCATTGAAACGATTGGCGGAGCGATGCGAAGTTTAACGCACCACGGTTTGCACCAATACCAAATGGAGTTGGATGAGCATtatcaccagcagcaacagcagcacagtGGCTCACACTATCAACCGCACGGCTTTCCGCACGCTACCGCTTACCAGATGGAACGCTATGATTACAGGCACACGGCCAACAACAATGAAACGATAGTACCTTGCGAAGCAACGTGCAGCAAGTATACGTCGAAGGACAAAGCACATCCCATCTTGGAACCGGTGGTGCAACACCGGAACGATCAACTCATACCGGCCGAACATTCCCACGCGAATGAAGGCGAGGAGGAAGACAGCTCATCATCGGATGGACCGGCCCAGCACCAGATCATTGCCATCCACGGTCATCGCATCCAAATAAACGAGGTTTCGTCGTCGTACGTCGGTAGCGCTGCCTGTGCGTCGCAGATGCTGCTGGGAAGCTCGGACAGCGAAAGCACAACCAGCACAACCAGCCACGGAGACAGTGGCGATGAAGAGAACAGTGCCTCATCGACTACTAATGCTGCGGCCGGCGTGAAGCAGATGGTGCTGCCGGTGCTGGTGAAACAACGCTCAAGAAAACCCGGACCATCGTCACGCGTAATAACGATTTTCTACGAAACACGCAGCAGTCGGCGTCAGTCGCGAGTGCgaaatcaaacatcaaacagttttgctgATTGCAGTCGCAAACGAGCGGACCTGAAACCTGCCTCGTTTGGCGGTATAGTAAAGCGACGAAAAGCGTCCACCGTTATGCGTGCCGCCAGCATTGTCCATCCCGGCAACGGTTCACCGACCGCTGGTACCGATACGTTCGTGCGCAGAGCATTACGCTCGAACGGAATGATAGTGAATTCTGCCAGGCACGTGCTAACTGGGCGCACTGGGCAGCGTGATAATGTCGTCGGCGATGCTGCACGCAGCATAGCAATGCGGGATACAGCGCAAACGCACCAACGGCAAGGATTGTTGCTGAACCATTTGGTAAGCTCAACCACTACGCCTAATCGTTGTCTTGCGATGCACTCAATCAAGGCTAAACCGAGCGTGATTGCTGCGGACGACCGAACTCGAATAAGCAGAAGCGGATGCAGCACGAGGCGCATGAAGCTGGATGATGAACGGCAGCGGCAAATGCAAGCAAGCAAAGGGAAAGCAATCGCCTGCAGTGAAATTGAGTTGATGGAAAGATCCAAACGAACGAAACAGCTACGACGTACCCAATGACCGACAGCGTAGGGAATGCTGGATCGATCAATCCCATCCCGTGGCaataggtgtgtgtgtagtagtagtagtttagCGATAACGTAGGAATAGTAGGTTAAACaaaagttaaacaaaaaaaaaaaagaatgtagAAGAAAGGGCTGTGAGCAATCATATTTCGTCTGTATCTCACCTTCTCATTTATTACGCGCGAATTATGCGCAAAACTTCATAATTTCGTTCTCATCATTCTAACACAACTTACCTTCTTCTGTTTGAAATTCTCCCTGCTATTTGAATTAGCCTATTGTGCCGATTGAGTGTGAAAGCATAATCCCAAcagtgatttttgttttgtcgctGTAAAAACCACATCCCAGAATTAGGGGAAAATTGTCAATTTAATCATTTCAAATCATTTCAACATCTTGTTCCTACCGGTGGCATGCTTTTTATTGATAGTGCACTTCCATAACGTGTGTATAGCATAATTTATCCCCATTTAGAgtacaattttgttttatgtttttttttacttcatgCGTTTGATAAAATAatcccattttgttttttacataCATAATGTTCGTTTTTGCTATGTAAGTTATATATTGACAGATTCTATAGTGCAACCGATACATCAGTTTATGTGTACTAGGGTTAAGGGGGAGGTGgataatatatatttttggaaccgtgcaaaaacacacaaacacacaaatctTACAGGCAAATAGTACAATGGATTGAAAAGAGGCAggtaaaacacaacacacgcacCGGGATGATAGTGCGTGAGTTCTGTAGCGCATTTTCTTGTAGTAGAGAGGCTAATTGGTAAATTGTTACGCAAATGTATGTGCAAACCCTAGGCCAAAGTAGAAACGGAATGATTTAGATTCAAAAAGTGCCTCGACTGTGGTAGACAACTGGCAAACGGTGAGGTAATATCTCAGGTGATCCGATCATCGAAAACCTTACGCAGATTCACAGTCGTTATTTAGCGCAATTTCATCAGCATGTGTGCAAACGTACGATAATTACGATTTATTTTGCTATACATTTCCTATAGAGCACCTTCAAATTGTTGCTGGAAAATCGTTCGCTCGTAACGTTTTCCATTATTGTGTATGCGCAGGTGGAAAAATAGCTCTTTTATTGACTGCCGGTGTTTAAGCAATTGTAACTACAACCTTTGGTGAGGATTGTGAATCTATGTAT
This is a stretch of genomic DNA from Anopheles merus strain MAF chromosome 2R, AmerM5.1, whole genome shotgun sequence. It encodes these proteins:
- the LOC121590097 gene encoding molybdopterin synthase sulfur carrier subunit; this encodes MSNTDSVRVKLLFFAKSRELAGVSGTDDFLVPHAEIKCSELLDLICNRYNLSIIRNNVILAHNEQYCADLSETIRIRDGDELAVIPPISGG
- the LOC121590096 gene encoding molybdopterin synthase catalytic subunit, which gives rise to MNYLKLTFDKLDVGALNDQVAHESCGAVSLFVGTTRDNFEGKTVVLLEYEAYEAMAIKTMNLLCEEVRARWPDVVNIGIHHRLGTVPVKEASVVIAISSPHRKSSLEAVHFTIDELKKSVPVWKKELYDGEGSSEWKENSECTWSKKHKDNHIL
- the LOC121588422 gene encoding uncharacterized protein LOC121588422 yields the protein MSIGVNLRVTGHTSIGGRKYQEDYFSVAYQQTENDQNLEYAYFGIYDGHGGAEASLYAKEHLMNTIVSQKLFWSENDDDVLKSIREGYIQTHYSMWREQEKWPKTSSGLPSTAGTTASIAFIRRGKIYIGHVGDSGIVLGYQNDKESANDGRWVATPLTEDHKPESYAEKMRIMSCGGKVVTKSGVPRVVWNRPRIGHKGPVRRSTPIDEIPFLAVARSLGDLWSYNSAMDEFVVSPVPDVSVIEIDPKKYRCLIFGSDGLWNVMSPKNAVDIVRNAEMENVRIALEGGNEWKNPSKLLVNEALDRWSRSNMKADNTSVVIIMLDPPGPPKRDVLKSVKDTIQHAANDQPHAGTGAAGTNIIHLFDCITRGESMPAMSEELSRRELPVLADARFDRMHHNLDAQHHYHHPHHSTEEYCESESNDHSALHQPHPDQHHQMSHLQAADPYNQSAVPSTSYHQDLAYSDSFAESYNSLLNRSFENTDHSYTSLFHPVTEHGLEAEDVAESYRNKATMVEGVAPEEDDETMFDYSGGPSDDELIAANASSDSTYSLTNLQTKSERLQAEMLESCSSPDAYYHQQQPRNEPSGYTTGNLAIIEHFHNYHHAPHGEYGEHHTTHGRTDSQENEGESNRIETIGGAMRSLTHHGLHQYQMELDEHYHQQQQQHSGSHYQPHGFPHATAYQMERYDYRHTANNNETIVPCEATCSKYTSKDKAHPILEPVVQHRNDQLIPAEHSHANEGEEEDSSSSDGPAQHQIIAIHGHRIQINEVSSSYVGSAACASQMLLGSSDSESTTSTTSHGDSGDEENSASSTTNAAAGVKQMVLPVLVKQRSRKPGPSSRVITIFYETRSSRRQSRVRNQTSNSFADCSRKRADLKPASFGGIVKRRKASTVMRAASIVHPGNGSPTAGTDTFVRRALRSNGMIVNSARHVLTGRTGQRDNVVGDAARSIAMRDTAQTHQRQGLLLNHLVSSTTTPNRCLAMHSIKAKPSVIAADDRTRISRSGCSTRRMKLDDERQRQMQASKGKAIACSEIELMERSKRTKQLRRTQ